The following proteins are co-located in the Calliphora vicina chromosome 2, idCalVici1.1, whole genome shotgun sequence genome:
- the LOC135952287 gene encoding thioester-containing protein 1 allele R1-like: MASVIKRAKHQNANTLVKQLKSHVKEDNGLKWWSANDHNLANDIEITAYAAITLLDTPGDHTSILKWLIEQRNANGGFTSSHDTVVGMEALVKFSEKYKNLKNVNLQITYRAQDQQGIEVATGEFYVDSNNILDFQKHELPKTARHISFDIEGSGASLVQLNHQYHIANAQEFRHFNIQPKTKFKNDKEMNLEVCFTYQTDTEAQTNQATNMVIMEANLPSGFTSEAETSFRLNKNDLVQKIESRNSESTIILYLDKIQANVNHCLEIPADKINEVLMTKPAAIIMYDYYNLSRSNTQFYSL; this comes from the exons ATGGCTTCTGTTATAAAACGCGCTAAACATCAGAATGCCAATACTCTTGTGAAACAGCTAAAGTCCCATGTTAAAGAAGATAATGGCTTAAAATGGTGGTCGGCAAATGATCATAACTTGGCCAATGATATAGAAATTACAGCATACGCTGCTATAACATTGTTGGATACCCCAGGAGATCATACCTCTATTTTGAAGTGGCTGATAGAACAACGAAATGCTAATGGAGGTTTTACATCTTCCCACGACACTGTGGTGGGCATGGAGGCTTTAGTGAAATTTTCggagaaatataaaaatcttaaaaatgtgAATTTACAAATTACCTATAGGGCTCAAGATCAGCAGGGAATTGAGGTAGCTACAGGTGAATTCTATGTGGACTCAAACaatattttggattttcaaaAACATGAG TTACCTAAAACCGCACGTCATATTAGTTTTGATATTGAGGGCTCTGGAGCCTCGTTGGTACAACTCAACCATCAATACCACATTGCTAATGCTCAGGAGTTTCGTCATTTTAATATACAACCCAAGACAAAGTTTAAAAATGATAAAGAAATGAATTTGGAAGTTTGTTTCACTTACCAAACGGATACGGAAGCACAAACCAACCAAGCCACCAATATGGTTATAATGGAAGCAAATTTACCATCTGGTTTCACATCTGAGGCTGAAACTAGTTTCCGTTTAAATAAAAACGATCTTGTGCAGAAAATTGAGTCCAGAAATTCTGAATCaacgattattttatatttggataaaaTACAGGCAAATGTTAATCATTGCCTAGAGATTCCAGCAGATAAAATTAATGAAGTTCTAATGACAAAACCAGCTGCCATTATTATGTAcgattattataatttgagTCGTTCAAATACTCAATTTTatagtttataa